Proteins from a genomic interval of Pseudomonas paeninsulae:
- a CDS encoding Calx-beta domain-containing protein, protein MSNFVAVIKSLVGQVFVVSLDGLKRQVFEGERMFQGDQVVTASGGSATLELANGDVIDIAANGNWQAGGNQASESAQAAPEPASELEQAIAAGFDPTADLEPTAAGPGAAGGAGGAAGGGHSFVMLDETGQQLDPTVGFETQGLAFAFDNLDEEVAAIIDEGPVERSAPTIYAEISVNAASVAEGGSLTYTVTLKDSAGNLVSVPTGSTVSVALNWSGAAAGGADTSALPSSVSIAGGSSSATFDVSANDDYLNEGSEPLVATISGVTDSNSLFEAVAIGSNNVANSAITDDAGPSNPPGTPGPEDTVYAEISVNAASVAEGGSLTYTVTLKDSAGSPVNVPTGSTVSVALNWSGAAAGGADTSVLLSSVNIVGGSSSATFDVSATDDFLNEGSEPLVATISSVTDSNSLFEAVAIGTNNAATSAITDDAGPSNPPGTAGPEDTVYAVIEGPTTVAEGATTGAYTVKLVDQAGNSVTVTSATNVTVQFANGTAEAGDYAAADQTVTIAAGSSSATLTVATNEDVDFDNETFTASIKAVQDNGEFEAINISSGAAGQTASATTTIVDNDVAPTISINDVTVNEDAGTATFTVTLGNATTAPVTFNYATSNGTATAGTDYTATTDSGSIAAGATTATFTVAIADDFIKEGNETFNVTLSGLSTNVAASGNDLLGVGTITDTGSTPPTETITAADTVYAVIEGPTTVAEGATTGAYTVKLVDQAGNSVTVTSATNVTVQFANGTAEAGDYAAADQTVTIAAGSSSATLTVATNEDVDFDNETFTASIKAVQDNGEFEAINISSGAAGQTASATTTIVDNDVAPTISINDVTVNEDAGTATFTVTLGNATTAPVTFNYATSNGTATAGTDYTATTGSGSIAAGATTATFTVAIADDFIKEGNETFNVTLSGLSTNVAASGNDLLGVGTITDTGSTPPTETITAADTVYAVIEGPTTVAEGATTGAYTVKLVDQAGNSVTVTSATNVTVQFANGTAEAGDYAAADQTVTIAAGSSSATLTVATNEDVDFDNETFTASIKAVQDNGEFEAINISSGAAGQTASATTTIVDNDVAPTISINDVTVNEDAGTATFTVTLGNATTAPVTFNYATSNGTATAGTDYTATTGSGSIAAGATTATFTVAIADDFIKEGNETFNVTLSGLSTNVAASGNDLLGVGTITDTGSTPPTETITAADTVYAVIEGPTTVAEGATTGAYTVKLVDQAGNSVTVTSATNVTVQFANGTAEAGDYAAADQTVTIAAGSSSATLTVATNEDVDFDNETFTASIKAVQDNGEFEAINISSGAAGQTASATTTIVDNDVAPTISINDVTVNEDAGTATFTVTLGNATTAPVTFNYATSNGTATAGTDYTATTDSGSIAAGATTATFTVAIADDFIKEGNETFNVTLSGLSTNVAASGNDLLGVGTITDTGSTPPTETITAADTVYAVIEGPTTVAEGATTGAYTVKLVDQAGNSVTVTSATNVTVQFANGTAEAGDYAAADQTVTIAAGSSSATLTVATNEDVDFDNETFTASIKAVQDNGEFEAINISSGAAGQTASATTTIVDNDVAPTISINDVTVNEDAGTATFTVTLGNATTAPVTFNYATSNGTATAGTDYTATTDSGSIAAGATTATFTVAIADDFIKEGNETFNVTLSGLSTNVAASGNDLLGVGTITDTGSTPPTETITAADTVYAVIEGPTTVAEGATTGAYTVKLVDQAGNSVTVTSATNVTVQFANGTAEAGDYAAADQTVTIAAGSSSATLTVATNEDVDFDNETFTASIKAVQDNGEFEAINISSGAAGQTASATTTIVDNDVAPTISINDVTVNEDAGTATFTVTLGNATTAPVTFNYATSNGTATAGTDYTATTGSGSIAAGATTATFTVAIADDFIKEGNETFNVTLSGLSTNVAASGNDLLGVGTITDTGSTPPTETITAADTVYAVIEGPTTVAEGATTGAYTVKLVDQAGNSVTVTSATNVTVQFANGTAEAGDYAAADQTVTIAAGSSSATLTVATNEDVDFDNETFTASIKAVQDNGEFEAINISSGAAGQTASATTTIVDNDVAPTISINDVTVNEDAGTATFTVTLGNATTAPVTFNYATSNGTATAGTDYTATTDSGSIAAGATTATFTVAIADDFIKEGNETFNVTLSGLSTNVAASGNDLLGVGTITDTGSTPPTETITAADTVYAVIEGPTTVAEGATTGAYTVKLVDQAGNSVTVTSATNVTVQFANGTAEAGDYAAADQTVTIAAGSSSATLTVATNEDVDFDNETFTASIKAVQDNGEFEAINISSGAAGQTASATTTIVDNDVAPTISINDVTVNEDAGTATFTVTLGNATTAPVTFNYATSNGTATAGTDYTATTDSGSIAAGATTATFTVAIADDFIKEGNETFNVTLSGLSTNVAASGNDLLGVGTITDTGSTPPTETITAADTVYAVIEGPTTVAEGATTGAYTVKLVDQAGNSVTVTSATNVTVQFANGTAEAGDYAAADQTVTIAAGSSSATLTVATNEDVDFDNETFTASIKAVQDNGEFEAINISSGAAGQTASATTTIVDNDVAPTISINDVTVNEDAGTATFTVTLGNATTAPVTFNYATSNGTATAGTDYTATTGSGSIAAGATTATFTVAIADDFIKEGNETFNVTLSGLSTNVAASGNDLLGVGTITDTGSTPPTETITAADTVYAVIEGPTTVAEGATTGAYTVKLVDQAGNSVTVTSATNVTVQFANGTAEAGDYAAADQTVTIAAGSSSATLTVATNEDVDFDNETFTASIKAVQDNGEFEAINISSGAAGQTASATTTIVDNDVAPTISINDVTVNEDAGTATFTVTLGNATTAPVTFNYATSNGTATAGTDYTATTGSGSIAAGATTATFTVAIADDFIKEGNETFNVTLSGLSTNVAASGNDLLGVGTITDTGSTPPTETITAADTVYAVIEGPTTVAEGATTGAYTVKLVDQAGNSVTVTSATNVTVQFANGTAEAGDYAAADQTVTIAAGSSSATLTVATNEDVDFDNETFTASIKAVQDNGEFEAINISSGAAGQTASATTTIVDNDVAPTISINDVTVNEDAGTATFTVTLGNATTAPVTFNYATSNGTATAGTDYTATTGSGSIAAGATTATFTVAIADDFIKEGNETFNVTLSGLSTNVAASGNDLLGVGTITDTGSTPPTETITAADTVYAVIEGPTTVAEGATTGAYTVKLVDQAGNSVTVTSATNVTVQFANGTAEAGDYAAADQTVTIAAGSSSATLTVATNEDVDFDNETFTASIKAVQDNGEFEAINISSGAAGQTASATTTIVDNDVAPTISINDVTVNEDAGTATFTVTLGNATTAPVTFNYATSNGTATAGTDYTATTDSGSIAAGATTATFTVAIADDFIKEGNETFNVTLSGLSTNVAASGNDLLGVGTITDNR, encoded by the coding sequence ATGAGCAATTTTGTCGCTGTTATTAAAAGTCTTGTGGGTCAGGTATTTGTTGTTTCCCTTGACGGCCTCAAGCGGCAAGTGTTCGAAGGCGAGCGCATGTTCCAGGGCGACCAGGTGGTGACCGCATCGGGAGGCTCGGCAACCCTCGAACTCGCCAATGGCGATGTGATTGACATTGCTGCCAATGGCAATTGGCAGGCTGGCGGAAATCAGGCGTCAGAATCAGCGCAGGCCGCGCCAGAGCCAGCCTCCGAGCTTGAACAAGCCATCGCCGCCGGCTTCGACCCGACAGCAGATCTCGAACCTACCGCCGCAGGCCCGGGCGCGGCAGGTGGCGCAGGTGGCGCGGCAGGTGGTGGTCATAGTTTTGTGATGCTGGATGAAACAGGCCAGCAACTTGATCCGACTGTGGGATTTGAGACACAAGGGCTGGCTTTCGCTTTCGATAATCTTGATGAAGAAGTGGCGGCCATAATTGACGAAGGGCCGGTGGAGCGCAGCGCACCCACTATCTACGCCGAGATCAGCGTTAACGCCGCCAGCGTCGCCGAAGGCGGTAGCCTGACTTACACCGTCACTCTCAAGGACAGTGCCGGCAACCTGGTCAGCGTTCCAACTGGCAGCACCGTCAGCGTGGCCCTCAACTGGAGCGGCGCGGCCGCCGGCGGCGCCGACACCAGCGCCCTGCCAAGCAGCGTCAGCATTGCTGGCGGCAGCAGCTCGGCTACCTTTGACGTCAGCGCCAACGATGACTACCTCAACGAAGGCAGCGAGCCACTGGTCGCCACCATCAGTGGCGTCACCGACAGCAACAGCCTGTTCGAGGCTGTGGCCATCGGCAGCAACAATGTCGCCAACAGCGCCATCACCGATGACGCCGGCCCAAGCAACCCGCCAGGCACTCCAGGTCCGGAAGACACCGTCTACGCCGAAATCAGCGTCAATGCCGCCAGCGTCGCCGAGGGCGGCAGCCTGACTTACACCGTCACCCTCAAAGACAGTGCCGGCAGCCCGGTCAACGTTCCAACTGGCAGCACCGTCAGCGTGGCCCTCAACTGGAGCGGCGCGGCCGCCGGCGGTGCCGACACCAGCGTCCTGCTAAGCAGCGTCAACATTGTTGGCGGCAGCAGCTCGGCTACCTTTGACGTCAGCGCCACCGATGACTTCCTCAACGAAGGCAGCGAGCCGCTGGTCGCCACCATCAGCAGCGTCACCGACAGCAACAGCCTGTTCGAGGCTGTGGCCATCGGCACTAACAATGCCGCCACCAGCGCCATCACCGATGACGCCGGCCCAAGCAACCCGCCGGGCACCGCAGGTCCGGAAGACACCGTCTATGCCGTGATTGAAGGCCCGACCACTGTCGCCGAAGGCGCCACCACCGGTGCCTACACCGTCAAACTGGTCGACCAGGCCGGCAACTCAGTCACCGTCACCAGCGCCACCAACGTCACTGTGCAGTTCGCTAACGGCACCGCCGAAGCCGGCGACTACGCCGCCGCTGACCAGACCGTGACCATTGCCGCGGGTAGCAGCAGCGCCACCCTGACCGTGGCCACCAACGAAGACGTCGACTTCGACAACGAGACCTTCACCGCCAGCATCAAGGCCGTGCAGGACAACGGTGAGTTCGAAGCCATCAACATCAGCAGTGGCGCCGCCGGCCAAACCGCCAGCGCCACCACCACCATCGTCGACAATGACGTCGCGCCGACCATCAGCATCAACGATGTCACCGTCAACGAAGACGCGGGTACCGCGACCTTCACCGTCACCCTCGGTAATGCCACCACTGCCCCGGTGACCTTCAACTACGCCACCAGCAATGGCACCGCCACCGCAGGGACCGACTACACCGCCACCACCGACAGCGGCAGCATCGCCGCCGGTGCGACCACTGCCACCTTCACCGTGGCCATCGCCGATGACTTCATCAAGGAAGGCAACGAAACCTTCAACGTCACCCTGAGCGGCTTGTCGACTAACGTCGCCGCCAGCGGCAACGACCTGCTCGGCGTCGGCACCATTACCGACACCGGTAGCACCCCGCCAACCGAGACCATCACCGCCGCCGACACCGTCTATGCCGTGATTGAAGGCCCGACCACTGTCGCCGAAGGCGCCACCACCGGTGCCTACACCGTCAAACTGGTCGACCAGGCCGGCAACTCAGTCACCGTCACCAGCGCCACCAACGTCACTGTGCAGTTCGCTAACGGCACCGCCGAAGCCGGCGACTACGCCGCCGCTGACCAGACCGTGACCATTGCCGCGGGTAGCAGCAGCGCCACCCTGACCGTGGCCACCAACGAAGACGTCGACTTCGACAACGAGACCTTCACCGCCAGCATCAAGGCCGTGCAGGACAACGGTGAGTTCGAAGCCATCAACATCAGCAGTGGCGCCGCCGGCCAAACCGCCAGCGCCACCACCACCATCGTCGACAATGACGTCGCGCCGACCATCAGCATCAACGATGTCACCGTCAACGAAGACGCGGGTACCGCGACCTTCACCGTCACCCTCGGTAATGCCACCACTGCCCCGGTGACCTTCAACTACGCCACCAGCAATGGCACCGCCACCGCAGGGACCGACTACACCGCCACCACCGGCAGCGGCAGCATCGCCGCCGGTGCGACCACTGCCACCTTCACCGTGGCCATCGCCGATGACTTCATCAAGGAAGGCAACGAAACCTTCAACGTCACCCTGAGCGGCTTGTCGACTAACGTCGCCGCCAGCGGCAACGACCTGCTCGGCGTCGGCACCATTACCGACACCGGTAGCACCCCGCCAACCGAGACCATCACCGCCGCCGACACCGTCTATGCCGTGATTGAAGGCCCGACCACTGTCGCCGAAGGCGCCACCACCGGTGCCTACACCGTCAAACTGGTCGACCAGGCCGGCAACTCAGTCACCGTCACCAGCGCCACCAACGTCACTGTGCAGTTCGCTAACGGCACCGCCGAAGCCGGCGACTACGCCGCCGCTGACCAGACCGTGACCATTGCCGCGGGTAGCAGCAGCGCCACCCTGACCGTGGCCACCAACGAAGACGTCGACTTCGACAACGAGACCTTCACCGCCAGCATCAAGGCCGTGCAGGACAACGGTGAGTTCGAAGCCATCAACATCAGCAGTGGCGCCGCCGGCCAAACCGCCAGCGCCACCACCACCATCGTCGACAATGACGTCGCGCCGACCATCAGCATCAACGATGTCACCGTCAACGAAGACGCGGGTACCGCGACCTTCACCGTCACCCTCGGTAATGCCACCACTGCCCCGGTGACCTTCAACTACGCCACCAGCAATGGCACCGCCACCGCAGGGACCGACTACACCGCCACCACCGGCAGCGGCAGCATCGCCGCCGGTGCGACCACTGCCACCTTCACCGTGGCCATCGCCGATGACTTCATCAAGGAAGGCAACGAAACCTTCAACGTCACCCTGAGCGGCTTGTCGACTAACGTCGCCGCCAGCGGCAACGACCTGCTCGGCGTCGGCACCATTACCGACACCGGTAGCACCCCGCCAACCGAGACCATCACCGCCGCCGACACCGTCTATGCCGTGATTGAAGGCCCGACCACTGTCGCCGAAGGCGCCACCACCGGTGCCTACACCGTCAAACTGGTCGACCAGGCCGGCAACTCAGTCACCGTCACCAGCGCCACCAACGTCACTGTGCAGTTCGCTAACGGCACCGCCGAAGCCGGCGACTACGCCGCCGCTGACCAGACCGTGACCATTGCCGCGGGTAGCAGCAGCGCCACCCTGACCGTGGCCACCAACGAAGACGTCGACTTCGACAACGAGACCTTCACCGCCAGCATCAAGGCCGTGCAGGACAACGGTGAGTTCGAAGCCATCAACATCAGCAGTGGCGCCGCCGGCCAAACCGCCAGCGCCACCACCACCATCGTCGACAATGACGTCGCGCCGACCATCAGCATCAACGATGTCACCGTCAACGAAGACGCGGGTACCGCGACCTTCACCGTCACCCTCGGTAATGCCACCACTGCCCCGGTGACCTTCAACTACGCCACCAGCAATGGCACCGCCACCGCAGGGACCGACTACACCGCCACCACCGACAGCGGCAGCATCGCCGCCGGTGCGACCACTGCCACCTTCACCGTGGCCATCGCCGATGACTTCATCAAGGAAGGCAACGAAACCTTCAACGTCACCCTGAGCGGCTTGTCGACTAACGTCGCCGCCAGCGGCAACGACCTGCTCGGCGTCGGCACCATTACCGACACCGGTAGCACCCCGCCAACCGAGACCATCACCGCCGCCGACACCGTCTATGCCGTGATTGAAGGCCCGACCACTGTCGCCGAAGGCGCCACCACCGGTGCCTACACCGTCAAACTGGTCGACCAGGCCGGCAACTCAGTCACCGTCACCAGCGCCACCAACGTCACTGTGCAGTTCGCTAACGGCACCGCCGAAGCCGGCGACTACGCCGCCGCTGACCAGACCGTGACCATTGCCGCGGGTAGCAGCAGCGCCACCCTGACCGTGGCCACCAACGAAGACGTCGACTTCGACAACGAGACCTTCACCGCCAGCATCAAGGCCGTGCAGGACAACGGTGAGTTCGAAGCCATCAACATCAGCAGTGGCGCCGCCGGCCAAACCGCCAGCGCCACCACCACCATCGTCGACAATGACGTCGCGCCGACCATCAGCATCAACGATGTCACCGTCAACGAAGACGCGGGTACCGCGACCTTCACCGTCACCCTCGGTAATGCCACCACTGCCCCGGTGACCTTCAACTACGCCACCAGCAATGGCACCGCCACCGCAGGGACCGACTACACCGCCACCACCGACAGCGGCAGCATCGCCGCCGGTGCGACCACTGCCACCTTCACCGTGGCCATCGCCGATGACTTCATCAAGGAAGGCAACGAAACCTTCAACGTCACCCTGAGCGGCTTGTCGACTAACGTCGCCGCCAGCGGCAACGACCTGCTCGGCGTCGGCACCATTACCGACACCGGTAGCACCCCGCCAACCGAGACCATCACCGCCGCCGACACCGTCTATGCCGTGATTGAAGGCCCGACCACTGTCGCCGAAGGCGCCACCACCGGTGCCTACACCGTCAAACTGGTCGACCAGGCCGGCAACTCAGTCACCGTCACCAGCGCCACCAACGTCACTGTGCAGTTCGCTAACGGCACCGCCGAAGCCGGCGACTACGCCGCCGCTGACCAGACCGTGACCATTGCCGCGGGTAGCAGCAGCGCCACCCTGACCGTGGCCACCAACGAAGACGTCGACTTCGACAACGAGACCTTCACCGCCAGCATCAAGGCCGTGCAGGACAACGGTGAGTTCGAAGCCATCAACATCAGCAGTGGCGCCGCCGGCCAAACCGCCAGCGCCACCACCACCATCGTCGACAATGACGTCGCGCCGACCATCAGCATCAACGATGTCACCGTCAACGAAGACGCGGGTACCGCGACCTTCACCGTCACCCTCGGTAATGCCACCACTGCCCCGGTGACCTTCAACTACGCCACCAGCAATGGCACCGCCACCGCAGGGACCGACTACACCGCCACCACCGGCAGCGGCAGCATCGCCGCCGGTGCGACCACTGCCACCTTCACCGTGGCCATCGCCGATGACTTCATCAAGGAAGGCAACGAAACCTTCAACGTCACCCTGAGCGGCTTGTCGACTAACGTCGCCGCCAGCGGCAACGACCTGCTCGGCGTCGGCACCATTACCGACACCGGTAGCACCCCGCCAACCGAGACCATCACCGCCGCCGACACCGTCTATGCCGTGATTGAAGGCCCGACCACTGTCGCCGAAGGCGCCACCACCGGTGCCTACACCGTCAAACTGGTCGACCAGGCCGGCAACTCAGTCACCGTCACCAGCGCCACCAACGTCACTGTGCAGTTCGCTAACGGCACCGCCGAAGCCGGCGACTACGCCGCCGCTGACCAGACCGTGACCATTGCCGCGGGTAGCAGCAGCGCCACCCTGACCGTGGCCACCAACGAAGACGTCGACTTCGACAACGAGACCTTCACCGCCAGCATCAAGGCCGTGCAGGACAACGGTGAGTTCGAAGCCATCAACATCAGCAGTGGCGCCGCCGGCCAAACCGCCAGCGCCACCACCACCATCGTCGACAATGACGTCGCGCCGACCATCAGCATCAACGATGTCACCGTCAACGAAGACGCGGGTACCGCGACCTTCACCGTCACCCTCGGTAATGCCACCACTGCCCCGGTGACCTTCAACTACGCCACCAGCAATGGCACCGCCACCGCAGGGACCGACTACACCGCCACCACCGACAGCGGCAGCATCGCCGCCGGTGCGACCACTGCCACCTTCACCGTGGCCATCGCCGATGACTTCATCAAGGAAGGCAACGAAACCTTCAACGTCACCCTGAGCGGCTTGTCGACTAACGTCGCCGCCAGCGGCAACGACCTGCTCGGCGTCGGCACCATTACCGACACCGGTAGCACCCCGCCAACCGAGACCATCACCGCCGCCGACACCGTCTATGCCGTGATTGAAGGCCCGACCACTGTCGCCGAAGGCGCCACCACCGGTGCCTACACCGTCAAACTGGTCGACCAGGCCGGCAACTCAGTCACCGTCACCAGCGCCACCAACGTCACTGTGCAGTTCGCTAACGGCACCGCCGAAGCCGGCGACTACGCCGCCGCTGACCAGACCGTGACCATTGCCGCGGGTAGCAGCAGCGCCACCCTGACCGTGGCCACCAACGAAGACGTCGACTTCGACAACGAGACCTTCACCGCCAGCATCAAGGCCGTGCAGGACAACGGTGAGTTCGAAGCCATCAACATCAGCAGTGGCGCCGCCGGCCAAACCGCCAGCGCCACCACCACCATCGTCGACAATGACGTCGCGCCGACCATCAGCATCAACGATGTCACCGTCAACGAAGACGCGGGTACCGCGACCTTCACCGTCACCCTCGGTAATGCCACCACTGCCCCGGTGACCTTCAACTACGCCACCAGCAATGGCACCGCCACCGCAGGGACCGACTACACCGCCACCACCGACAGCGGCAGCATCGCCGCCGGTGCGACCACTGCCACCTTCACCGTGGCCATCGCCGATGACTTCATCAAGGAAGGCAACGAAACCTTCAACGTCACCCTGAGCGGCTTGTCGACTAACGTCGCCGCCAGCGGCAACGACCTGCTCGGCGTCGGCACCATTACCGACACCGGTAGCACCCCGCCAACCGAGACCATCACCGCCGCCGACACCGTCTATGCCGTGATTGAAGGCCCGACCACTGTCGCCGAAGGCGCCACCACCGGTGCCTACACCGTCAAACTGGTCGACCAGGCCGGCAACTCAGTCACCGTCACCAGCGCCACCAACGTCACTGTGCAGTTCGCTAACGGCACCGCCGAAGCCGGCGACTACGCCGCCGCTGACCAGACCGTGACCATTGCCGCGGGTAGCAGCAGCGCCACCCTGACCGTGGCCACCAACGAAGACGTCGACTTCGACAACGAGACCTTCACCGCCAGCATCAAGGCCGTGCAGGACAACGGTGAGTTCGAAGCCATCAACATCAGCAGTGGCGCCGCCGGCCAAACCGCCAGCGCCACCACCACCATCGTCGACAATGACGTCGCGCCGACCATCAGCATCAACGATGTCACCGTCAACGAAGACGCGGGTACCGCGACCTTCACCGTCACCCTCGGTAATGCCACCACTGCCCCGGTGACCTTCAACTACGCCACCAGCAATGGCACCGCCACCGCAGGGACCGACTACACCGCCACCACCGGCAGCGGCAGCATCGCCGCCGGTGCGACCACTGCCACCTTCACCGTGGCCATCGCCGATGACTTCATCAAGGAAGGCAACGAAACCTTCAACGTCACCCTGAGCGGCTTGTCGACTAACGTCGCCGCCAGCGGCAACGACCTGCTCGGCGTCGGCACCATTACCGACACCGGTAGCACCCCGCCAACCGAGACCATCACCGCCGCCGACACCGTCTATGCCGTGATTGAAGGCCCGACCACTGTCGCCGAAGGCGCCACCACCGGTGCCTACACCGTCAAACTGGTCGACCAGGCCGGCAACTCAGTCACCGTCACCAGCGCCACCAACGTCACTGTGCAGTTCGCTAACGGCACCGCCGAAGCCGGCGACTACGCCGCCGCTGACCAGACCGTGACCATTGCCGCGGGTAGCAGCAGCGCCACCCTGACCGTGGCCACCAACGAAGACGTCGACTTCGACAACGAGACCTTCACCGCCAGCATCAAGGCCGTGCAGGACAACGGTGAGTTCGAAGCCATCAACATCAGCAGTGGCGCCGCCGGCCAAACCGCCAGCGCCACCACCACCATCGTCGACAATGACGTCGCGCCGACCATCAGCATCAACGATGTCACCGTCAACGAAGACGCGGGTACCGCGACCTTCACCGTCACCCTCGGTAATGCCACCACTGCCCCGGTGACCTTCAACTACGCCACCAGCAATGGCACCGCCACCGCAGGGACCGACTACACCGCCACCACCGGCAGCGGCAGCATCGCCGCCGGTGCGACCACTGCCACCTTCACCGTGGCCATCGCCGATGACTTCATCAAGGAAGGCAACGAAACCTTCAACGTCACCCTGAGCGGCTTGTCGACTAACGTCGCCGCCAGCGGCAACGACCTGCTCGGCGTCGGCACCATTACCGACACCGGTAGCACCCCGCCAACCGAGACCATCACCGCCGCCGACACCGTCTATGCCGTGATTGAAGGCCCGACCACTGTCGCCGAAGGCGCCACCACCGGTGCCTACACCGTCAAACTGGTCGACCAGGCCGGCAACTCAGTCACCGTCACCAGCGCCACCAACGTCACTGTGCAGTTCGCTAACGGCACCGCCGAAGCCGGCGACTACGCCGCCGCTGACCAGACCGTGACCATTGCCGCGGGTAGCAGCAGCGCCACCCTGACCGTGGCCACCAACGAAGACGTCGACTTCGACAACGAGACCTTCACCGCCAGCATCAAGGCCGTGCAGGACAACGGTGAGTTCGAAGCCATCAACATCAGCAGTGGCGCCGCCGGCCAAACCGCCAGCGCCACCACCACCATCGTCGACAATGACGTCGCGCCGACCATCAGCATCAACGATGTCACCGTCAACGAAGACGCGGGTACCGCGACCTTCACCGTCACCCTCGGTAATGCCACCACTGCCCCGGTGACCTTCAACTACGCCACCAGCAATGGCACCGCCACCGCAGGGACCGACTACACCGCCACCACCGGCAGCGGCAGCATCGCCGCCGGTGCGACCACTGCCACCTTCACCGTGGCCATCGCCGATGACTTCATCAAGGAAGGCAACGAAACCTTCAACGTCACCCTGAGCGGCTTGTCGACTAACGTCGCCGCCAGCGGCAACGACCTGCTCGGCGTCGGCACCATTACCGACACCGGTAGCACCCCGCCAACCGAGACCATCACCGCCGCCGACACCGTCTATGCCGTGATTGAAGGCCCGACCACTGTCGCCGAAGGCGCCACCACCGGTGCCTACACCGTCAAACTGGTCGACCAGGCCGGCAACTCAGTCACCGTCACCAGCGCCACCAACGTCACTGTGCAGTTCGCTAACGGCACCGCCGAAGCCGGCGACTACGCCGCCGCTGACCAGACCGTGACCATTGCCGCGGGTAGCAGCAGCGCCACCCTGACCGTGGCCACCAACGAAGACGTCGACTTCGACAACGAGACCTTCACCGCCAGCATCAAGGCCGTGCAGGACAACGGTGAGTTCGAAGCCATCAACATCAGCAGTGGCGCCGCCGGCCAAACCGCCAGCGCCACCACCACCATCGTCGACAATGACGTCGCGCCGACCATCAGCATCAACGATGTCACCGTCAACGAAGACGCGGGTACCGCGACCTTCACCGTCACCCTCGGTAATGCCACCACTGCCCCGGTGACCTTCAACTACGCCACCAGCAATGGCACCGCCACCGCAGGGACCGACTACACCGCCACCACCGACAGCGGCAGCATCGCCGCCGGTGCGACCACTGCCACCTTCACCGTGGCCATCGCCGATGACTTCATCAAGGAAGGCAACGAAACCTTCAACGTCACCCTGAGCGGCTTGTCGACTAACGTCGCCGCCAGCGGCAACGACCTGCTCGGCGTCGGCACCATTACCGACAACCGGTAG